acaaatatatacctagcaacaagccCTTGTCCTTATCAACAGTGAAAGTAACAATAGGGATAGGTAGGTAAGTAGATAAGCATTCATAAAACAAAGACAtacatgcctagcaacaacaacaccacacccatagcaacagctaaatgattgTGTACGTTGCAAACATAACATCTAGGATAGTTACGGAAGTGACACACGGGCTTAGCAATTAAAACTacacccatggcaacagtgAAATGCATGGTGGTATAATCGGCATAGATAACAGCAATTGATTGTCAAGTTGTTACACATTTTTAATCTTGACACATATTTGCCCAGCAACATAGACCATGTCCACAGCAACTACCAAAATAGTGGCCTTTGCCAACGATAACAATGACCGGTAGCCAACTACTAGTAttaacatacatatgtacgtacatagcTACCGTGAGCAAACACATAGTCACAACCAAGCAATGGTGTATTGTGCATAGGTAACAGTGGTGGGTATTAATCAACTTGCCAAGATAGGATAATGACAACCTGTGAAAAATCATTGATCAGTGCCCATACTGTACCATCTGTACACGTGCCACAACACCATTGTCgctattattttatgttttgttgCATGATTTTACGTTTAATTccaaatatgttaatttttcTTATCTTCTACTCTAGATTTTGGAATGTCGATGTCCTTTGCACCTACTTTTGCCTTATTGGGTCAGTATTTCCATTCTCGTCTTGGATTGGCCAATGGACTAGCAGCATCTGGTTACGGCATAGGTGTTATGGGTCTTCCACCATTAACTCAGTTGCTTATTTACCAGTACGGGTGGCAAGGAACCTGTATCGTCTTATCGGGTCTTGTCTCTCATCTGTGTTTAGTGGCATGTCTACTTCGTCCACTGAATAGAACTGAAGATACCAAACTCtcgaaacaaacaaacaatcattgTTTACTCCACATCTGTATAGGTATTTGCCGATTTTTCGGTTTTCATATTTTGTGGGTCAAACCTCTTACCATAGGAGTCTTCATGGGTATTCTTTTCATGGCAGCGTCAAACGGAACATTTTTCACCTTTCTACTACAGAGGACTGCAGACCTTGGAATTGATGCAACTGATGGAGCTTTACTGATGACCGTCATTGGTGCAAGTTCAATTGTAATTAGACTCACACACGGCTGGTTTATTGATCTTAGACTCATAGCGCCTATATGCATTACTGCTGGAAGCCTTACCGTCTGGGGGCTGTCGAATGTAGTGTTTACCCTCGTTAATGAATACAACATAATTGTTTTCTTCTGCGTCGTATTTGGTCTAACAAGTGGACTACAGAATTCATTAAGCTTCGTCATCGTTAAGGATTTCGTACAGACCGAGTTATATCCAAGCGCTGTTGGTTTATTGTTATGGACGTTTGG
The genomic region above belongs to Glandiceps talaboti chromosome 8, keGlaTala1.1, whole genome shotgun sequence and contains:
- the LOC144439069 gene encoding monocarboxylate transporter 13-like is translated as MTNAQEAIIGSDDTISSVQREAPEGGWGWFIVFSANVNVAFFDGMIASTAVLLVRMKTYFNEGAGRISLIASIGMFVVHSSAPIAVFLSKKYGARCIAMIGGILCAVGLFLSGFVNNFTVLCLTLAVLTNFGMSMSFAPTFALLGQYFHSRLGLANGLAASGYGIGVMGLPPLTQLLIYQYGWQGTCIVLSGLVSHLCLVACLLRPLNRTEDTKLSKQTNNHCLLHICIGICRFFGFHILWVKPLTIGVFMGILFMAASNGTFFTFLLQRTADLGIDATDGALLMTVIGASSIVIRLTHGWFIDLRLIAPICITAGSLTVWGLSNVVFTLVNEYNIIVFFCVVFGLTSGLQNSLSFVIVKDFVQTELYPSAVGLLLWTFGTGSFIGISTAGAMYDIHGTANVTFYVSGTFGFIAALALTVTHCVDTYCRRQTVDTVKEKNLVETSIKFAPLASLADEDL